The following coding sequences are from one Rathayibacter sp. VKM Ac-2760 window:
- a CDS encoding LPXTG cell wall anchor domain-containing protein, whose product MPNRSDSFRSRRCTGTPFTVATSIALTVGLLGAAPAAYAADAAPLSTPAPSSAPAAAEHPALTGTLRGELLLKPGEQPKVGTPVKWTATIKNTGDVTIHDIDFEDGPDDFTLAPGQSTERTVTTALDQTDLDKHTTTYTAYLAGTTDHGQAFDTDITGTLPLPTTPTPAPAPAPAPAPAPAPAPAPAPAPAPAPAAAEHPALTGTLRGELLLKPGEQPKVGTPVKWTATIKNTGDVTIHDIDFEDGPDDYTLAPGQSTERTVTSALDQTDLDKHTTTYTAYLSGTTDHGKPVDIDITGTLPLPTPSTPTPAPAPTPAPAPTPAPAPAPAPAPAPAPVEHPALNGTLRGELLLKPGEQPKVGTPVKWTATIKNTGDVTIHDIDFEDGPDDFTLAPGQSTERTVTTAVDQTDLDNHTTTYTAYLTGETDHGQTVDTDITGTLPLPTTPTPAPAPTPAPAPAPAPAPAPAPAPAPAPTPAPAPAPTCTRTDARTGTAPAPAPAPAPAPAPTPAPAPAPAPTPAPAPAPAPAPAPTPAPAPAPAPAPTPAPAPAPAEHPALTGTLRGELVLRLGEEVKAGTTVKWTATLTNTGDVPLHDVGITDAKDRITLAPKETKDVTFLTTLRQDEVDSGHTRRNVTATGLSPAGTPVTFSLGSSFDFHAGRPQPTPAPAPTPAPTPAPTPAPAPAPAPAEHPAIAGTLSGKLDLKPGQQLEVGTEVTWTATLTNTGDVTLYDIDLDDSGDSIDLAPGETGELTTTTTLTQTELDKHTAVLTTTAGGDTEDGEYISTDLTGRFTLPTPAPVPATPITPSTPGPVPATPITPSTPAPVPATPLTPASLPSTAVTAAKYPALPVTPPASAHHLAETGADAAGLLTSAGLLTALGAVGVLGGRRRRRNRTAD is encoded by the coding sequence GTGCCCAATCGTTCCGATTCCTTCCGTTCGCGCCGCTGCACCGGCACCCCGTTCACGGTCGCGACGTCCATCGCGCTGACTGTCGGCCTCCTCGGCGCCGCCCCGGCCGCGTACGCCGCCGATGCGGCTCCTCTCTCCACACCCGCACCGTCGTCCGCCCCGGCTGCAGCCGAGCACCCTGCGCTCACCGGCACCCTCCGCGGCGAACTCCTCCTCAAGCCCGGCGAGCAGCCCAAGGTCGGCACGCCCGTGAAATGGACCGCCACGATCAAGAACACCGGCGACGTCACCATCCACGACATCGACTTCGAAGACGGACCCGACGACTTCACCCTCGCCCCCGGCCAGAGCACCGAACGAACAGTCACCACCGCCCTCGACCAGACCGACCTCGACAAGCACACCACCACCTACACCGCCTACCTCGCCGGCACAACCGACCACGGCCAGGCCTTCGACACCGACATCACCGGCACCCTCCCCCTCCCCACCACTCCCACGCCCGCACCCGCCCCCGCACCCGCACCGGCCCCGGCACCCGCACCCGCGCCCGCACCCGCACCGGCACCGGCTCCGGCTCCGGCTGCGGCCGAGCACCCCGCGCTCACCGGCACCCTCCGCGGCGAACTCCTCCTCAAGCCCGGCGAGCAGCCCAAGGTCGGCACGCCCGTGAAATGGACCGCCACGATCAAGAACACCGGCGACGTCACCATCCACGACATCGACTTCGAAGACGGACCCGACGACTACACCCTCGCCCCCGGCCAGAGCACCGAACGAACAGTCACCAGCGCCCTCGATCAGACCGACCTCGACAAGCACACCACCACCTACACCGCCTACCTCAGCGGCACAACCGACCACGGCAAACCCGTCGACATCGACATCACCGGCACCCTGCCCCTCCCCACCCCCAGCACTCCGACGCCCGCACCGGCCCCGACGCCCGCACCGGCACCGACGCCCGCACCCGCTCCGGCTCCCGCTCCGGCTCCGGCTCCGGCTCCGGTCGAGCACCCCGCGCTCAACGGCACCCTCCGCGGCGAACTCCTCCTCAAGCCCGGCGAGCAGCCCAAGGTCGGCACGCCCGTGAAATGGACCGCCACGATCAAGAACACCGGCGACGTCACCATCCACGACATCGACTTCGAAGACGGACCCGACGACTTCACCCTCGCCCCCGGCCAGAGCACCGAACGAACCGTCACCACCGCCGTCGACCAGACCGACCTCGACAATCACACCACCACCTACACCGCCTACCTCACCGGCGAAACCGACCACGGCCAAACCGTCGACACCGACATCACCGGCACCCTCCCCCTCCCCACCACTCCCACGCCCGCACCGGCCCCGACACCCGCACCGGCACCCGCACCGGCTCCGGCACCGGCGCCGGCCCCCGCGCCCGCACCGGCTCCGACGCCCGCACCGGCACCCGCGCCCACCTGCACCCGCACCGACGCCCGCACCGGCACTGCCCCTGCACCGGCACCGGCACCGGCACCCGCACCGGCTCCGACGCCCGCACCCGCACCGGCCCCTGCTCCGACGCCCGCACCGGCACCCGCACCCGCACCGGCTCCGGCTCCGACGCCCGCACCGGCCCCTGCGCCCGCACCCGCGCCCACCCCGGCTCCGGCTCCGGCTCCGGCCGAGCACCCCGCGCTCACCGGCACGCTCCGCGGCGAACTCGTCCTCAGGCTCGGCGAGGAGGTGAAGGCCGGCACGACCGTGAAGTGGACCGCCACCCTCACCAACACCGGCGACGTCCCCCTCCACGACGTCGGTATCACGGACGCGAAGGACCGCATCACCCTCGCACCCAAGGAGACCAAGGACGTCACCTTCCTCACCACCCTCCGCCAGGACGAGGTCGACAGCGGGCACACCAGACGCAACGTCACAGCGACCGGCCTCAGCCCCGCCGGGACCCCGGTCACCTTCTCCCTCGGTTCCTCGTTCGACTTCCACGCCGGACGCCCGCAACCCACCCCGGCCCCGGCGCCCACCCCGGCGCCGACTCCGGCGCCCACCCCGGCGCCGGCCCCGGCCCCGGCCCCGGCCGAGCACCCCGCGATCGCCGGCACGCTCAGCGGCAAGCTCGACCTCAAGCCCGGCCAGCAGCTCGAGGTCGGCACCGAGGTGACGTGGACCGCGACCCTCACCAACACCGGCGACGTCACCCTCTACGACATCGACCTCGACGACTCCGGCGACAGCATCGACCTCGCCCCCGGCGAAACCGGGGAACTCACCACCACCACCACCCTCACCCAGACCGAACTCGACAAGCACACCGCCGTCCTCACCACCACCGCCGGCGGCGACACCGAGGACGGCGAGTACATCAGCACCGACCTCACCGGCAGGTTCACACTCCCCACCCCGGCACCCGTCCCGGCCACACCAATCACCCCCTCCACCCCGGGACCCGTCCCGGCCACGCCAATCACTCCCTCCACCCCGGCACCCGTTCCGGCCACGCCGCTCACCCCGGCGTCCCTCCCGTCCACGGCCGTGACGGCGGCGAAGTACCCCGCGCTGCCGGTGACACCGCCGGCATCCGCGCACCACCTCGCTGAGACCGGAGCCGATGCGGCAGGTCTGCTGACCTCCGCCGGGCTCCTCACCGCCCTCGGCGCAGTCGGCGTCCTCGGCGGCCGCCGCCGTCGACGCAACCGCACCGCCGACTGA
- a CDS encoding LPXTG cell wall anchor domain-containing protein, protein MTTSARGEIMLKPGEQVKRGTTVTWTVTVTNTGDVPLHNVSVEGKSKTIDLAVGEVKTVSVTTQVDGFDVDELHVTFLSETAVGTSPQGTELRDDVHGRIELPVQQPQPAPAPAPAPTPVPSTPAAPSTPAPTPAPAPAPAPAPAATPVTATVVGTLDLKPGEPLKVGTTVTWVVTFHHQTRDTVKILPTTLELAPGYNGYVADTTKPGRITQADLDAGVVKYESEFTAEGPTGRYQIPAKGELRLAPAVGEHPALSGTLRGALDLEPGEKPQAGTTVKWTATLTNTGDVALHDVGVPDSKDRITLAPKETKDVTFLTTLRQDEVDSGRSRRNVTATGLSPAETPVTYSLGSSFDFPTGRPAPTPAPSPTPTPAPTPAPTPAPAPAEHPAIAGTLSGMLDLKPGEQPKVGTEVTWTATLTNTGDLEIDDIDLDDSGESIDLGPGETGELTTTTTLTQAELDKHTAALTTTATGETEDGELISTDLTGTFALPTPAPVPATPLTPSTPGPATPLTPSTPAPVPATPLTPAPLPATAVTAAKYPALPVTPQASAHHLAQTGADSAGLLTAASLLTALGALGVLGGRRRRRNRTAD, encoded by the coding sequence TTGACGACGTCCGCCCGCGGCGAGATCATGCTGAAGCCCGGCGAGCAGGTCAAACGTGGGACCACGGTCACATGGACCGTCACCGTCACCAACACCGGCGACGTCCCGCTCCACAACGTCTCGGTCGAAGGGAAAAGCAAGACCATCGATCTCGCGGTAGGTGAGGTCAAGACCGTCTCCGTGACCACCCAAGTCGATGGGTTCGACGTCGACGAGCTCCACGTCACCTTCCTCTCAGAGACCGCAGTCGGCACAAGCCCCCAAGGCACTGAGCTCAGAGACGACGTCCACGGCCGGATCGAATTGCCGGTCCAGCAGCCACAACCGGCCCCGGCACCCGCTCCGGCACCGACGCCCGTCCCGAGCACCCCCGCCGCCCCCAGCACGCCGGCACCCACCCCGGCACCGGCGCCCGCACCGGCACCAGCCCCCGCTGCCACCCCCGTGACCGCGACGGTCGTGGGGACGCTCGATCTGAAGCCGGGCGAGCCGCTGAAGGTCGGCACCACGGTGACCTGGGTCGTCACCTTCCACCACCAGACCCGCGACACCGTCAAGATCCTCCCGACCACGCTTGAACTCGCCCCCGGCTACAACGGCTACGTCGCCGACACCACGAAGCCGGGACGGATCACCCAGGCCGACCTCGATGCGGGCGTCGTGAAGTACGAGAGCGAGTTCACCGCGGAAGGCCCGACCGGCCGGTACCAGATCCCCGCGAAGGGCGAGCTGCGCCTCGCTCCCGCCGTCGGCGAGCACCCCGCGCTCTCCGGCACGCTCCGCGGCGCGCTCGACCTCGAGCCCGGCGAGAAGCCCCAGGCCGGCACGACCGTGAAGTGGACCGCGACCCTCACCAACACCGGCGACGTCGCTCTCCACGACGTCGGCGTTCCCGACTCGAAGGACCGCATCACCCTCGCCCCCAAGGAGACCAAGGACGTCACCTTCCTCACCACCCTCCGCCAGGACGAGGTCGACAGCGGGCGCTCCCGACGCAACGTCACGGCGACCGGTCTCAGCCCCGCCGAGACGCCGGTCACCTACTCCCTCGGTTCCTCGTTCGACTTCCCGACCGGACGCCCGGCACCCACCCCTGCACCGTCGCCCACCCCGACCCCGGCACCCACCCCCGCGCCGACCCCCGCCCCGGCCCCGGCCGAGCACCCCGCGATCGCCGGCACCCTCAGCGGCATGCTCGACCTCAAGCCCGGCGAGCAGCCGAAGGTCGGCACGGAGGTGACGTGGACCGCGACCCTCACCAACACCGGCGACCTCGAGATCGACGACATCGACCTCGACGACTCGGGCGAGAGCATCGACCTCGGCCCCGGCGAAACCGGAGAACTCACCACGACCACCACCCTCACTCAGGCCGAACTCGACAAGCACACCGCCGCCCTCACCACCACCGCCACCGGCGAGACCGAGGACGGCGAGCTCATCAGCACCGACCTCACCGGGACGTTCGCACTCCCCACCCCGGCACCGGTCCCGGCTACGCCGCTCACCCCGTCCACCCCGGGACCGGCCACGCCGCTCACCCCGTCCACCCCGGCACCCGTCCCCGCCACGCCGCTCACCCCGGCACCCCTCCCGGCCACGGCCGTGACCGCGGCGAAGTACCCCGCGCTGCCGGTGACACCGCAGGCATCCGCGCACCACCTCGCCCAGACCGGTGCCGACTCGGCGGGTCTCCTGACCGCCGCAAGCCTCCTCACCGCCCTCGGAGCACTCGGCGTCCTCGGCGGCCGCCGCCGACGACGCAACCGCACCGCCGACTGA
- a CDS encoding carbohydrate ABC transporter permease, with amino-acid sequence MTSSTLTTPAAVAAATVRDAPKRRRSTRDGSRAGLVVRIVVAVIASAIVFFPLYWMLVIAFSPRGEVFSPGPPQFWPSEISLENFATVFARFPVAEWFVNSVVVGAFVTAFTVVLNLLAGWGFARLRFPGRNLLFLLALATMMIPVQAIMVAQFKLVTGLQIYGTYWSVILPGAAAAFGIFLARQFFLSIPEELIEAARIDGAGHLRVFLQIVLPLSKPLIAVLILLTLLGSWNDFAWPLIALKDNELFTLPIGLLYLKGQSTPDYSASMALALVSVLPMVLLFLAFQRYFVQGFARSGIR; translated from the coding sequence GTGACGTCCTCCACCCTCACCACGCCCGCCGCGGTCGCCGCGGCGACCGTCCGCGACGCGCCGAAGCGCCGCCGCTCGACCCGCGACGGCTCGCGCGCGGGACTCGTCGTCCGCATCGTCGTCGCCGTGATCGCCTCCGCGATCGTCTTCTTCCCGCTCTACTGGATGCTCGTCATCGCGTTCTCGCCGCGCGGCGAGGTCTTCTCGCCCGGCCCGCCGCAGTTCTGGCCGAGCGAGATCTCGTTGGAGAACTTCGCGACCGTCTTCGCCCGCTTCCCCGTCGCCGAGTGGTTCGTCAACTCGGTCGTGGTCGGTGCGTTCGTGACCGCGTTCACGGTCGTGCTGAACCTGCTGGCGGGCTGGGGCTTCGCGCGGCTGCGCTTCCCGGGCCGCAATCTGCTGTTCCTCCTGGCGCTCGCGACGATGATGATCCCCGTGCAGGCGATCATGGTCGCGCAGTTCAAGCTCGTCACCGGGCTGCAGATCTACGGCACCTACTGGTCGGTGATCCTGCCCGGAGCGGCGGCGGCGTTCGGCATCTTCCTCGCCCGGCAGTTCTTCCTCTCGATCCCGGAGGAGCTGATCGAGGCCGCGCGGATCGACGGGGCCGGGCACCTGCGGGTGTTCCTGCAGATCGTCCTGCCGCTGAGCAAGCCGCTGATCGCGGTGCTGATCCTGCTGACGCTGCTGGGCAGCTGGAACGACTTCGCCTGGCCGCTGATCGCGCTGAAGGACAACGAGCTGTTCACCCTGCCGATCGGACTGCTCTACCTCAAGGGCCAGTCGACGCCGGACTACTCCGCGAGCATGGCGCTCGCGCTGGTGTCGGTGCTGCCGATGGTGCTGCTGTTCCTCGCCTTCCAGCGCTACTTCGTGCAGGGCTTCGCCCGCAGCGGCATCCGGTAG
- a CDS encoding sugar ABC transporter permease, with translation MTAVPLRGSPPRRRRTARTREALAGFGFVGPNLLLMALFLFVPILWAIQLSFQESRGFGTPEWVGLANYARMGADPVFWQSLGNTLLFTAVTVPLELLGGLGLAVLLNSVLPARGIFRTIIVLPLVISGVASGMIAVTIFSESSGIVNKVLSSLGASPVSWQSDGAAAMISVMLTAVWLRIGFNMVIYIAGLQGVSPELYEAARIDGATRWQQFRSLTVPLVGPSTFFLLIMNVIASFQVFDIVFVMTGGGPGFSTSVLGTYAYRNGFQVREQGYGAALGVVILLVSLAFTYLQWRTSRTRDLVE, from the coding sequence ATGACCGCCGTCCCCCTCCGCGGGTCGCCCCCGCGTCGGCGCCGCACCGCCCGCACCAGGGAGGCACTGGCCGGCTTCGGCTTCGTCGGCCCCAACCTGCTGCTGATGGCGCTGTTCCTGTTCGTGCCGATCCTCTGGGCGATCCAGCTGTCGTTCCAGGAGTCGCGCGGTTTCGGCACCCCGGAGTGGGTCGGCCTCGCTAACTACGCCCGGATGGGCGCCGACCCGGTCTTCTGGCAGAGCCTCGGCAACACGCTGCTCTTCACCGCGGTGACGGTCCCGCTCGAGCTGCTCGGCGGACTCGGGCTGGCGGTGCTGCTCAACTCGGTGCTGCCGGCCCGCGGGATCTTCCGCACGATCATCGTGCTGCCGCTGGTCATCTCCGGAGTCGCCTCCGGCATGATCGCGGTCACGATCTTCAGCGAGTCCTCCGGCATCGTCAACAAGGTGCTCTCCTCGCTCGGCGCCTCGCCGGTGTCCTGGCAGTCGGACGGCGCCGCGGCGATGATCTCGGTGATGCTCACCGCGGTCTGGCTGCGCATCGGCTTCAACATGGTGATCTACATCGCCGGCCTCCAGGGCGTCTCGCCCGAGCTCTACGAGGCGGCGCGGATCGACGGCGCCACCCGCTGGCAGCAGTTCCGCTCGCTGACGGTGCCGCTGGTCGGCCCGTCGACGTTCTTCCTGCTGATCATGAACGTGATCGCCTCGTTCCAGGTCTTCGACATCGTCTTCGTGATGACGGGCGGCGGGCCGGGCTTCTCGACCTCCGTCCTCGGCACCTACGCCTACCGCAACGGCTTCCAGGTGCGCGAGCAGGGCTACGGCGCCGCGCTCGGAGTCGTCATCCTGCTCGTCTCCCTCGCCTTCACCTACCTGCAGTGGCGCACGAGTCGCACCCGCGACCTCGTCGAATAG
- a CDS encoding sugar ABC transporter substrate-binding protein, producing MRRRLLPLAALAASTLALTACSGFGGGGGSSADGDSITFTTWASESEQAAFESLISDFEAANDGVSVELNAVPYDQMFSNIDAQLSSGEAPDVFRVDYGNLGVYSSQGQLLDLTDRIPEFDSFTPAFQEAVSFEGTPYGVPHQTDVSALLVNTELLAAAGVTDIPTTAADAWTWEEFADVSAKLRASLPAEQYPFAANWQLGGTPRWLSWLFEADGALLEEDGTTPAIDSEAGAKALDFTKSFFENGWVPPTSSVKSATYADAFFTEQSVAMSFVGSFLVPDVDNLADFEWAATPMPVDERGATDLGGNALVATADSDNPELAAEFLAFMTEADNMAAFCAATNELPTRTDIDPASIDFAVRPDVMPVFVEQAATITPRDVQQLTSPFLAQISVAMQDQLEEAFVNGRSTEETLTGLSDAIAQATS from the coding sequence ATGCGCAGACGACTCCTCCCCCTCGCCGCCCTCGCGGCCTCCACCCTCGCCCTCACCGCCTGCAGCGGCTTCGGCGGCGGCGGCGGCTCCTCGGCCGACGGCGACTCGATCACCTTCACCACCTGGGCCAGCGAGTCGGAGCAGGCCGCTTTCGAGTCGCTGATCAGCGACTTCGAGGCCGCGAACGACGGCGTGAGCGTCGAGCTCAACGCCGTCCCCTACGACCAGATGTTCAGCAACATCGACGCGCAGCTGAGCTCGGGCGAGGCGCCCGACGTCTTCCGCGTCGACTACGGCAACCTCGGCGTCTACTCCAGCCAGGGCCAGCTGCTCGACCTCACCGACCGCATCCCCGAGTTCGACTCCTTCACCCCCGCTTTCCAGGAGGCGGTGTCGTTCGAGGGCACCCCCTACGGCGTCCCGCACCAGACCGACGTCTCGGCCCTGCTCGTCAACACCGAACTCCTCGCCGCCGCGGGCGTCACCGACATCCCGACCACGGCGGCCGACGCCTGGACCTGGGAGGAGTTCGCCGACGTCTCCGCGAAGCTGCGCGCCTCGCTCCCCGCCGAGCAGTACCCGTTCGCCGCCAACTGGCAGCTCGGCGGCACCCCGCGCTGGCTGAGCTGGCTCTTCGAGGCCGACGGCGCCCTGCTCGAGGAGGACGGCACCACCCCCGCCATCGACTCCGAGGCCGGCGCCAAGGCCCTCGACTTCACCAAGAGCTTCTTCGAGAACGGCTGGGTCCCGCCGACCAGCTCGGTCAAGTCCGCCACCTACGCCGACGCCTTCTTCACCGAGCAGAGCGTCGCGATGTCCTTCGTCGGCTCCTTCCTCGTCCCGGACGTCGACAACCTGGCCGACTTCGAGTGGGCCGCCACCCCGATGCCCGTCGACGAGCGCGGCGCGACCGACCTCGGCGGCAACGCCCTCGTCGCCACCGCCGACAGCGACAACCCCGAGCTGGCCGCCGAGTTCCTGGCCTTCATGACCGAGGCCGACAACATGGCCGCGTTCTGCGCCGCCACGAACGAGCTGCCGACCCGCACCGACATCGATCCCGCCTCGATCGACTTCGCGGTGCGCCCGGACGTCATGCCCGTCTTCGTCGAGCAGGCCGCCACGATCACCCCGCGCGACGTGCAGCAGCTCACCTCCCCGTTCCTCGCCCAGATCTCGGTCGCGATGCAGGACCAGCTCGAGGAGGCCTTCGTCAACGGTCGCAGCACCGAGGAGACGCTGACCGGCCTCAGCGACGCGATCGCGCAGGCCACGAGCTGA
- a CDS encoding aminoglycoside phosphotransferase family protein, producing MDTIDERSAWARSVVERDFGVRLVDFLPIIGGLDHGAQVWFATDDTGAPWSLKASQRDGRFGLALAAALGDAQVTGIAAPHRARDGRPWTEDSGLLLSLAPWIVGDDAVDSGEDALSWSEFGAVLRAVHDSEPPAGAVPPRRGIRRAQRPPAELLAEVDEHLAPDTRDRLHALARAERRLKRTRTPTARVPVHGDPHPGNVVIDGQRHPWLIDFDEAAIAPREVDLHLVELGVIYSRPITDAQRRAFRAGYGESLIDDERIIRFGCVRAIEDAASTVLRALDPAQQEQHHELLAGQLGPHGLVSLVETALDRLGRPAA from the coding sequence ATGGACACGATCGACGAGCGCAGCGCCTGGGCGCGGTCCGTCGTCGAGCGCGACTTCGGCGTCCGCCTGGTCGACTTCCTCCCGATCATCGGCGGCCTCGACCACGGCGCCCAGGTCTGGTTCGCGACCGACGACACCGGCGCCCCGTGGAGCCTCAAGGCCTCCCAGCGCGACGGCCGCTTCGGTCTCGCGCTCGCCGCCGCCCTCGGTGACGCGCAGGTCACCGGCATCGCCGCACCCCACCGCGCCCGCGACGGCCGCCCCTGGACCGAGGACTCCGGCCTCCTCCTCTCGCTCGCCCCCTGGATCGTCGGCGACGACGCGGTCGACTCCGGCGAGGACGCGCTGTCCTGGTCGGAGTTCGGCGCGGTGCTGCGCGCGGTGCACGACTCCGAACCGCCCGCCGGCGCCGTCCCGCCCCGCCGCGGCATCCGCCGCGCGCAGCGCCCGCCCGCCGAACTGCTCGCCGAGGTCGACGAGCACCTCGCGCCCGACACCCGGGACCGCCTGCACGCCCTCGCCCGCGCCGAGCGCCGGCTCAAGCGCACCCGCACGCCGACCGCCCGCGTGCCCGTGCACGGCGACCCGCACCCCGGCAACGTCGTGATCGACGGGCAGCGGCACCCCTGGCTGATCGACTTCGACGAGGCCGCGATCGCGCCCCGCGAGGTCGACCTGCACCTGGTCGAGCTGGGCGTCATCTACTCCCGGCCGATCACCGACGCCCAGCGCCGCGCCTTCCGCGCCGGCTACGGCGAGTCCCTGATCGACGACGAGCGGATCATCCGCTTCGGCTGCGTCCGCGCCATCGAGGACGCGGCGAGCACCGTCCTCCGGGCGCTCGACCCGGCGCAGCAGGAGCAGCACCACGAGCTCCTGGCCGGCCAGCTCGGCCCGCACGGCCTGGTCTCGCTCGTCGAGACCGCCCTCGACCGGCTCGGCCGGCCGGCCGCCTAG
- a CDS encoding LPXTG cell wall anchor domain-containing protein: protein MPPHHQRPQSQRPQHQRPQSSRRGLGVPCTVAASLALTVGLLGAASAAHAVEPGAPAAAQSTPAADAAAPSVSVTFSAEFTWRTNEPLDSTGPVSMTVRFANTGSVPFLSGGTPATEGAFTVAPGETRSFSFHVASVSELLSKLSSLASIAAPTSATASPAATSTPATASAPAAAAAAAAAGTDAPTVRVEFTGDFTVTSTGAPKAGTVPTFTVTLTNIGTTPVVDAAVPGTSDSFTLAPGETKTFTFGIDSAGDLVSATVPPAPEPQPSPAPATPTPSEPTATPSSPAVADGPTDPAQTVAAAESAPAPAGSTAPAASTASAPTTSYARNVSSTRLAETGPDTAGAVPAAGILALLGSLGVFLGRRRTRTAD from the coding sequence ATGCCCCCTCACCACCAGCGTCCTCAGAGCCAGCGTCCGCAGCACCAGCGTCCGCAGAGCTCCCGCCGCGGCCTCGGCGTCCCGTGCACCGTCGCGGCCTCCCTCGCGCTGACCGTCGGCCTGCTCGGCGCGGCCTCGGCCGCCCACGCCGTCGAGCCGGGCGCCCCGGCAGCGGCGCAGTCCACTCCCGCAGCCGACGCCGCGGCACCGTCGGTGTCGGTGACGTTCAGCGCCGAGTTCACGTGGCGGACGAACGAGCCACTGGATTCCACTGGGCCGGTGTCCATGACCGTCCGCTTCGCCAACACCGGCAGCGTCCCCTTCCTCTCCGGCGGAACACCCGCTACCGAAGGCGCCTTCACCGTCGCCCCCGGCGAGACCAGGTCCTTCAGCTTCCACGTCGCTTCCGTCAGTGAGCTCCTCAGCAAGCTGTCCAGCCTTGCCTCGATAGCGGCGCCGACCTCCGCGACGGCGAGCCCCGCCGCCACTTCGACCCCCGCCACCGCTTCGGCCCCCGCCGCAGCGGCGGCCGCAGCGGCGGCCGGCACCGACGCTCCGACGGTGAGAGTGGAGTTCACCGGAGACTTCACCGTGACGTCCACCGGGGCGCCGAAGGCCGGCACGGTGCCGACCTTCACCGTCACGCTCACCAACATCGGCACCACCCCCGTCGTCGACGCCGCCGTGCCCGGAACGAGCGACTCGTTCACCCTCGCTCCCGGCGAGACCAAGACCTTCACCTTCGGCATCGACAGCGCGGGCGACCTCGTCAGCGCTACCGTCCCTCCCGCCCCCGAGCCCCAGCCGAGCCCCGCGCCGGCCACGCCCACGCCCTCCGAGCCGACCGCGACTCCCTCGAGCCCGGCAGTCGCGGACGGCCCGACCGATCCCGCGCAGACCGTGGCCGCAGCGGAGTCCGCCCCGGCTCCGGCCGGCTCGACCGCTCCGGCCGCCTCCACGGCCTCCGCGCCGACGACGTCGTACGCGAGGAACGTGTCCTCCACCCGCCTCGCCGAGACCGGTCCCGACACGGCGGGCGCGGTGCCCGCCGCCGGGATCCTCGCGCTTCTCGGCTCGCTCGGCGTGTTCCTCGGCCGCCGCCGGACCCGGACCGCCGACTGA